A section of the Clostridium sp. TW13 genome encodes:
- a CDS encoding flavodoxin family protein: MKVIGINGSARKGGNTSIIIKSIFSELKKSGIETELIELADKSVKGCIGCFCCNGRKQCVVKDDFFNDCFNKMVHADGIILGSPVYSADITSKMKAFLERAGVVVATNPGMLKHKVGASVVPVRRGGGMTAVDTLNHFLLNKEVLVVGSTYWNMVYGKDIGDVINDDEGMRNMKNLGENMAWLMGKLSC; this comes from the coding sequence ATGAAGGTTATAGGAATAAATGGGAGTGCACGTAAAGGAGGAAATACATCTATTATTATAAAAAGCATATTTTCAGAATTGAAAAAAAGTGGAATTGAAACTGAGTTAATAGAACTAGCAGATAAATCAGTAAAAGGTTGTATTGGATGTTTTTGTTGTAATGGGAGAAAACAATGCGTAGTAAAAGATGATTTTTTTAATGATTGTTTTAACAAAATGGTCCATGCAGATGGAATTATACTTGGATCTCCGGTATATTCAGCAGATATAACCTCTAAAATGAAAGCCTTTCTTGAACGTGCTGGAGTAGTTGTTGCAACTAATCCAGGGATGTTAAAACATAAAGTAGGGGCTTCTGTTGTGCCTGTACGTCGTGGAGGGGGAATGACAGCAGTAGATACTTTAAATCATTTCTTACTAAATAAAGAAGTGCTTGTAGTTGGTTCAACTTATTGGAATATGGTTTATGGAAAAGATATAGGTGATGTTATTAATGATGATGAAGGCATGAGGAATATGAAAAACTTAGGAGAAAATATGGCATGGTTAATGGGAAAATTAAGTTGTTAA
- a CDS encoding MerR family transcriptional regulator has translation MKNGLNIKEVAKLTGLSEHTLRFYEKQQLIKNVSRDENGYRVYSDFDIEWIFFLIKVKNTGMPLNELQQYSELMAEGNSTLPDREKMLLIHRERVENQISDLKHTLTKIDEKLGRYHTLMKELSLKSK, from the coding sequence TTGAAAAACGGATTAAATATTAAAGAAGTTGCTAAATTAACTGGCCTAAGTGAACATACTTTACGTTTTTATGAAAAGCAACAATTAATTAAAAATGTTTCCCGTGATGAAAATGGTTATAGAGTTTATTCTGATTTTGATATAGAATGGATATTCTTTTTGATTAAAGTTAAAAATACAGGCATGCCTTTAAATGAGTTACAACAGTATTCAGAACTTATGGCAGAAGGAAATTCAACGCTTCCAGACAGAGAAAAAATGCTACTTATACACAGAGAAAGAGTAGAAAATCAAATTTCAGATTTAAAGCATACCCTTACTAAAATAGATGAAAAATTAGGTAGATATCATACTCTAATGAAGGAACTAAGCTTAAAATCTAAATAA
- a CDS encoding conjugal transfer protein TraX has translation METMIKEFRSKSLSGNTIKIIAIIAMIIDHVGWAFVNTDTSSAAVMHTIGKITAPIMCYFIAEGNHYSKNRSKYVERLALFALISHIPYNIFVNGGKIALFPTSVIFTLMCGLLALIAFEKIENKPLKIILILLLILMTYQADWAIFGVLFVLAFGIFYGNPKKQMISFTILSLCKVIYGSFIDGGLNFYMIVPRVLSPIIVILLLSLYNGTKGGSKYSKWAFYVIYPLQFLVIGAIALLVGRV, from the coding sequence ATGGAAACAATGATTAAGGAGTTTAGAAGCAAATCTCTTTCAGGAAATACAATTAAAATAATTGCAATTATAGCGATGATAATTGATCATGTTGGTTGGGCATTTGTTAATACAGATACCAGCAGTGCAGCGGTTATGCATACTATTGGCAAAATTACAGCTCCTATTATGTGTTATTTTATAGCAGAAGGTAATCATTATTCTAAGAATCGAAGTAAGTATGTAGAAAGGCTAGCCCTTTTTGCTTTAATATCGCATATTCCCTATAATATTTTTGTAAATGGAGGGAAAATTGCTTTATTTCCAACCAGTGTTATATTTACATTAATGTGTGGACTGTTAGCACTGATAGCATTTGAGAAGATTGAAAATAAGCCACTTAAGATTATTTTAATTTTACTTTTAATTCTCATGACTTATCAGGCTGATTGGGCAATATTTGGAGTGTTGTTTGTCTTAGCTTTTGGTATTTTTTATGGGAATCCAAAAAAACAAATGATTTCATTTACTATCTTAAGTTTGTGCAAAGTAATCTATGGATCATTTATAGATGGGGGATTAAACTTTTATATGATTGTTCCAAGGGTTTTGAGTCCTATCATAGTTATTTTATTATTATCTTTGTATAATGGAACAAAGGGTGGTTCAAAGTATTCTAAATGGGCTTTTTATGTAATATATCCACTACAATTTCTTGTTATAGGAGCTATTGCACTACTAGTTGGCAGGGTATGA
- a CDS encoding alpha/beta fold hydrolase has translation MKNKCKRLIYINEYVSINGIEQFLFHLGTSYDNPVMLYLHGGPGSAESLLTGAFQEKWEEIYTVVHWDQRGAGKTLTQNPNKLPTIDLMLQDLYEVVQYLKKKYSKQKIVLLGHSWGSILGSLFIKKYPEDIAYYIGAAQVIDIVENEKVGYNKVKELIEQADDKRSLKKLEGIGEYPGNKIDFGKEFLKKCNVVRKLQGKYKIGLELRFSIWIAMLKSPIFNFLDIISFIKIPKANENVLKFLVNFDLCNESLEYRVPIYYVLGGCDWQAPYIIAQNYFEQINAPYKKIYIIPNAGHFLMLDQPGLFFDTLSEINKIEEKALT, from the coding sequence ATGAAAAATAAATGTAAGAGGCTAATTTATATCAATGAATATGTATCAATTAATGGAATAGAACAATTTTTGTTTCATCTAGGAACAAGCTATGATAATCCAGTAATGCTTTATTTGCACGGAGGACCAGGTTCAGCTGAATCCCTACTCACAGGTGCTTTTCAAGAAAAATGGGAAGAAATCTATACTGTAGTTCATTGGGATCAGCGTGGGGCAGGAAAAACACTGACCCAAAATCCTAATAAGTTGCCTACAATTGATTTGATGTTGCAAGATTTGTATGAGGTTGTTCAATATCTTAAGAAAAAATATAGCAAGCAGAAGATAGTTTTGCTTGGCCATAGTTGGGGAAGCATTTTGGGATCTTTATTTATTAAGAAGTATCCTGAAGATATAGCATATTATATAGGTGCTGCACAGGTTATTGATATAGTTGAAAATGAGAAGGTAGGCTATAATAAAGTTAAAGAACTTATTGAACAAGCAGATGATAAAAGGTCTTTAAAAAAACTTGAGGGCATAGGTGAATATCCTGGAAATAAAATTGACTTTGGTAAAGAATTTTTGAAGAAATGTAATGTGGTTCGAAAGCTCCAGGGCAAATATAAAATAGGTCTAGAGTTGAGGTTTTCTATTTGGATTGCTATGTTAAAAAGCCCTATTTTCAACTTTTTAGATATTATATCATTTATCAAGATACCTAAGGCAAATGAGAATGTTCTTAAATTTCTAGTTAATTTCGATTTGTGTAACGAATCATTAGAATATAGAGTACCAATATATTATGTCTTAGGTGGATGTGACTGGCAGGCACCATATATTATTGCACAAAATTATTTTGAACAGATAAATGCTCCCTATAAAAAGATTTATATTATTCCAAATGCGGGGCACTTCCTAATGCTTGATCAACCTGGTTTGTTTTTTGATACATTATCAGAAATTAATAAAATTGAAGAGAAAGCTCTGACATAA